In Ursus arctos isolate Adak ecotype North America unplaced genomic scaffold, UrsArc2.0 scaffold_2, whole genome shotgun sequence, the genomic stretch GACGGTCGCGCGTCACGTGCCGGGGAACAGCCGGGGGGCAGCCGGGGAGCGCCCCGTGGGGGACCCCCTCGACCCCCCTCCACTGCAGGCCTTGCATCACGTGACGAGCCAGGCCCCGGGTCACGTGCAGGGGGGGTCGGGGGCGGCGGGAGTccgggctccccactgggcaggcgGGCGGGCGCGAGGGCGTGCGGGTCGCTGGAGGCCGGAGCGGCGGagggggcggtggcggcggcggcagcagcggcggcggcggcggagggggCGGCCCCGCGGCCCCGCGTCCGCGTCACGTGGTGTGAGGCGGGCAGCCATCTTGCTACAAACACAAACAGAGAGGAGCGGCCGCCGCGGGAGCGccagcgccccctcccccgccgccgctgccgccgccgtcgccgccgccgccccctgGCCCGCCGCGCGCGCCGCCAACGCCCCGGGACAGGAGCCTCGCGCCGTCCGCCCGCCGCGGTAAGCGCTCGGCGGCCCCGCCGACCCCGGCCCGCCGCCGGGCCCGGGGCAGGCCCGCCCCCGACGCTGAGGCGGCCGCGCCGAGCCTGCGAGAGTCAGAGCGAGAGCGCGGGCCGCCGGCACGGACCCTCCCCGCGTCTCTGTccaggccgccgccgccgccgccgccgcccggtgCGTCCGCCCTCCCGCCGGCCCCTCCCCGGCGCGGCCCCGAGGGAGGCTGGCCCTCTCCGGGTGGGCGGCCGCTCTCGCCCCTCGACCCCCGCGCACCTGGCGCCCCCTCCCTGAAGGGCACGCTGTCCTCCCGGGCGGCCcgcctccttcccacccccgcGCTCCTAACGGTCGTCCTCCGGCCCCTCGGCAACCCTGCCCGGCCCCCTCCCGTCCACCCGCGTCCTCCGCCGGGCCCCCCTGGAGGCCCCCGACCCTAAAGCCCGGCGCTCCCCGGTGACTTCCCCAATGTGCCTCCGGGCTCTTATCGGAATTAGCTGGGCCCTGCGGGTCTTAAAGTCCAGGCGTTCCATGACTTTGGCAAATGTGGAAGCCTTTCTTCTTAACCGAAGCACCTCCGTTGGGTCTTCACCTAAATTTCCTTTCAACGGATGACATTAGTGCTTGGTCATTGGggtctccttcctctctgttgcCCGGCCGTTTCTAACACCTTAATCTTTCCCGTCTCCAGGCCAGGCTCTCCCAGCCCAGCGCCTCTGATGCAGCAGCTCCCTGGCCACGGCCCCTCACactttgcccttcccccccccccccccaagttaaCTTGAAAGAGACCCTCATCTCGCATTTCTTACCCAGTCATTATCACAATTCCCAGTAAGCTTCCTGGTCTGGTCTTTCATAGGGCTCCAGCCCTGGGAGATGCTAAGTCAATTGTCGGCCTGTTCtttcctccacccaccccagtCTCACTCCCGTCTTGCTTCTTACTGCTGCTTATCCAAAACTCAGCCTGCATACCACCCTCTCCACTGTCTCTCCGAGCTGACATGCCAGTTAcaccttgccccccacccctgccctctgcaTCGGAAACCTCATGGATACCAACAGGCTGGTCCCCTTTGCAACTCATGATGTGGGAGTTTGCCCTCAGGATCCTTCCTCTGTACTTTTTCTGCGCAGTCCCAGGCCACCGATCCCTCATCCAGCTCCAGTTTTATTTCCTAGTTGTGGGTCTGCTGTGTTATTGGGAAGGGTTGAAATAGATGTGGACTTGGCGTTGCTGCCATGGCCTGCGGACCAAGGGCCGTAAGGGTCCCATATGGTGATTACAGTCAAGTGAGTTGTGTTCCTGGACCTCTGGCCTGGCTTTTTTAGCCAGTGGACAAATTAGTTTTGCTGTGATTTGATGAATCTAGGGACCCCAGTTCGCCCTTGTCTGTTTTCGGAGTTAGGGATAGAAAAAGCAACGCCActtcagagaaagggagaagaggttACTatgtgagaatttaaaaaattctaaggagaaattttaaatggCTTAAAACTCACAAAGTACTTAGGGTGGTTCCTGCTGCTTGTGCATCTCTTCTCTAGTCTCGAATAGAGTGTCCAGGAACATGGGGTCCCCTGTGGGGGCAGCTGCATCCTCCCTTCCTTGTTTTCCCTGGCTGGGTCCCAAGACTGGGCAAGTGGGCAGAAGGGATCAAATGAGGTAAAGTGTGAAAGCGCTTTGAAAACTTAACCAGTAAATGTGCCAAGGGGCGTTATTTGTCATGATGGCTCAGAGAGTAGAGAGCTGTGCTGACCAGGCAGGGGGAACACGGGCTTGCaccccttcctgagcctcagagTTATCCTACATGCAGGGAGAATCTTTCCATCCTGAGAAAGGGCGGAGTCACCTCCCAACAGGCTTGGGACTGGGCGGTTGCTGGTTGCTCAGATGTTGGGGAATTTGGGACTCCACTTCTGTTAATAGTGGTACCTTTCTTTGCCAAGGCACATTGTTCTGGAATGGGGCTAATTTTAGGGGTGATGGAATGAGGAAATAATGTTAACTTAGTATGTACTAGGACTGCCTATTCTTTGGatctttttcttctgagagttcTGAACCCCAGAGAACAGGCTTCCCTCCTGTTCTGCAAGCCTGTTGTGAGCACCCTGGACCAGTATATGTTCTCTCCCCTCAACTCCAGCAGGGGGCAGCCTTTTAATAGCAATAATTCCAATGTCAGGGAAGGGAGGGTACACTGAGGCCTGAGAAAGATGACAGGgcaggcagggacagagggagcacgTTGGGAGATGAGGCAGACAGATGCTGAAGGTAGGACCACGGGGTGTCAGGTAAGCTGGACTGAGCCTGTGAGGACATCCTTAGATTAAGTGGCCAGGAGAGTGCTGTTCCCTGTTCTGTTTGCTCCCTGTCCTGGCTCTTTGCTTCACTGGAAAGAGACCCAAACAGTTGGCTTTGAGAGTTTGTGATAGGGAAACGTAGCAGaatgttttaaatctcttcttGAGGATTTCCCTCTTGGCAggatttcagatttttctcatgGGATAGTATAATTAGGAACCGATTTCCTTGCCTTCTCTTCACAGGGGAGACTGAACTGGAATAAATCGGTTTCTCTTGTCTTCATTCTTCCCCATAAACACCGAGTAGACTTTACTTGTGCTCCTGATACAGAGGAAGTGTCCTCAGCCATGACAGTGTTGCTACATTGGGCCAGCTAATTccttgtggggggggggctgtcctgtgtatcGTACGGTGTGTAGCAGCATCCCTGCCCTCCACCCGTCAGACACCAGTAGCGCCTTCCAGTCATGCCCACCAAAGCCATCTGCGGATACTGCCACATGTTCCCTGGGGAgcacagccccccctccccccaattgaGAACCATTGGCTTGGAGGAAACGCGGAGAAGACTCAAGTGGGTTGGAGGGGTGGGCACCATGGGGCGGCTCGGGTGCTGCTTTGCAGCCCTTCCTGCAGTCTGAGGAACGGCCGGCGGCCACCGGCTGCTGGGACAGGTCCTCCTGTGGCTGGGCTTGCCTGGAGACGCGGCTTTTTTTCTCCAGctgctcctctgcttcctctgccctGACTGCCTTTTCCTTGCTTCTGCAGTTGCCCTGCTTCTCACACCGGGAGCCACTCCTCCTCAGTTTGCTCCTCACATCCAGGACAGAAAGGCAAAGGCCAGAAGCGGAAGCGTCACGGAGAGCCGCCTTTGCCACtccctggaagggagggagggtgagttGTCCCCTGTCCCCGAAGCAGCCTTCCAAACCCAGAGAGCTCTTCTGTCCCCTATCTTCCCCCTGAAGATGCAGCTCTTCTGGAATGAACTGCAGGAAGCTCAGAACAGTTTTTCCTGAGGTTTGTCTGAAGGAATGTGGGGTGTTTTCCTTGGAGTGAGGAAGACTTAGGTATGCAGTAGCTATtactaaatgtctttttttcccttaaaccttttttttaatggtggttAAATATACCATTTAACCGAGTTTTCGAGGGTCCAGTTCTGTGAGTTGAAGTATGTTTGTGTTGTGCGACCGTTACCACCATCCGTCTCTGGAACTTCTTCATTTGCCCCATTTGGGCTGGCACTCACTACCTATTGAACAGCTCCCCACTCTCCTCGCCCCCCCAGCCTGTCTTTCTGctctctgtgtttttaaattagattctTTAGGAATCTCACATAAGAGGAATCCTACAATATTCTTTTGTGACTGGGTTGTTCCATTtcgcataatgtcttcaaggttgaTTCGCTGGTCACTTTAAGTAGGGGTTGTAGCATGGGAAGAACGAACCTTACTCTGTTGTCTGGGAGGCCTGCTTAAATCCAGTGAAAGGAAGAGCTTTTCAACAGATGTACATGTGTCTCCTCACGGCCGTGTGTGCCATGGTGTGCTCCGTCACCAGCAAGGTCCAGTTGGGGCTGTTGTAGGAGAAATGCCCAACCTGGGAGAGGTCCCCCTCGCTCCAGATGCTTTCCAAAGCTGCATTTCTTGCGAGGACGCTGGGATTCTGGTACTGGGTCCCACCTCTGTCAGAGCATTTTGCTTCATCTTCCCGTGTGCAACTGAAAGTGAGAGCTACTCTCCCTTGGTCCCTCTGGTAGAaacctttcctcctttcttgccAGAATTGTGGAGTCTTGGACTTGATGAAAACCGTGGAGGCACTCGGGTCCAGCCTTCCCACCAGCCAGTGAGGGAAGCCCCCGTGCAGCTCCCTAAGACCTTGCCCACCTGTCCTCGCTCGGAACCACCAGGGATGAGCCGCCTCCTGAGAGCCTCCTCTGCTGTTCCTTAGAGGGACAGGTCACTGCTACTGCCACTGCTTCAATCAACTTCATTTCTACTTTATGGTGAGGGGAGTTCCTTCCTAGTTTGTAGCATCATGATGTTCCTTTCTTGGTTCTTAGCAGTTACGATGGGCTCTTCCTGATCCGTGGAAAGGATCTGGGTGTTGATTCCTGTTGCATAAACCAGCCCGAGGGGGCACTGGCCCGATTTACCTGCCCGCACCCTTCCGTGTGCCCTGTCTTTGGCCCTGGAATAGGGCTTCCCCACCATCACTCCCCGTCTTCTGGCTTTCCCCACCAAATTGAATCCCTGAATTCTGGCCACCGACCAGGCAGCCCTGAGTTTTTTCAGAAGGGAAATAAGTTTGTTTCCAGacttcatttgtaatttttttttcagaactgaTGTTTTCTGTCTTGAGAATATGTTTGGCTCTGATAggattttgtttgcttgctaGTGTTTTATCTTTCTGTTGAGCATTCCCACATACCTCAAGCAGCCCTTTCCAGAATGCCGTGGCACTCTGTGAGGGCTCTGAGACCAGCGCCTTGTTCAGCTCTACTGATGGAATTAACTAGTCTGGAGACCTAATGTGGGGGACATAGATGAGGAGCAGGTGCTGTGGCCTTCTGCACTGGATAATTGGAAGCTTCCAGCAGCTTTAGATCTCCCCGTTATGCAGGACAGAGGAGGGCCAGAAGTGGGGAGGCCCCTCTGGCCCATTGGTTTAAACCCAGctttgtttccttgcctcttGGTAAGGATCTTTCGCAGATGTGAAGCTCCCTCCTCGGGCGCCACTGCAGTCAGATCATCATCCTGTAGCTTGGGGACCTTGGTTCATTCCAGCATAGGCCCCTGCCTGAAGAGAGCCCATTCCCAGCCCTACCTGCTTCCTGGGGGCAAGGCTGCCAAGTGAGTCTGGGGCGGAGGGTGGCAACCCCTACTGAAACTGGCAGGGGCTCTAGCTGccatttcctcccctcccccaggtcttCCCTCATCGTGACAGTTTGCTTAATACATGGTGTGTGGCACGTGGCTGGCTTAGGTGAGTCCTTTCAGAGTTCATTAGGTGGGACTCTATACCTTGTTCTCTGGGTGTGCTGTCTCCAAGGCCTAGCATCCCTGTGCCTCCACAGGTGTTTTGGAGAGTGAACGCcaggtcccccctcccccctgcagcccCTCTGACCTCGAGAACACGCCCAGCTCCATAATGGCAGCAGAGACCCTCAATTTTGGGCCGGAATGGTGAGTCAGACATGCTTTGGAGGGCTTGGAGAAGCCAGGAAGAATAGAGTTGCTCAGACTcctgtctctttccttctctgtgtccGTTTCCTAGGTTGAGGGCCCTTTCCAGTGGTGGCAGcgtggcctccccacccccatc encodes the following:
- the LOC125283401 gene encoding basic proline-rich protein-like, translating into MPPAAASFATVARHVPGNSRGAAGERPVGDPLDPPPLQALHHVTSQAPGHVQGGSGAAGVRAPHWAGGRARGRAGRWRPERRRGRWRRRQQRRRRRRGRPRGPASASRGVRSLAPSARRGKRSAAPPTPARRRARGRPAPDAEAAAPSLRESERERGPPARTLPASLSRPPPPPPPPGASALPPAPPRRGPEGGWPSPGGRPLSPLDPRAPGAPSLKGTLSSRAARLLPTPALLTVVLRPLGNPARPPPVHPRPPPGPPGGPRP